GGAACCGATAGTACACTTATTTTTCATTGAAgacaaaaaattgtgatttgaaCATGGTGATCAAATTCTACATATGATATTCTGTCATTATGTTACATATGATATGATAGCTTGAATATCATTTATGCATCTATGCATATTTTCAATTCAATCACATTATGGAAACTACTAATACCAATCAAAATTGCTGAACTCTgtcatattttattaatttatgcaTTCATACATTACATGTTGcaaattcaaaatattcattcatacTTGAAGGATATGCCTAATGACATGTATGCTATTGTCAAATCAAAAATTACATGAAACATGTCAAGTATATTATACGATTTAAGATTTTAACATATACAAATCTTAAAcgatattataaaaaatataacaattttttcaaaCAGATTGAGTTCGAAGGTTCATGAAATTAGAATTATAAACTTGTTGCCCAAATCAAACCACTTCAAATTTAAACGGATTAATCTAATTAAACTCGTATTTGAGCAAATTCGAGTAAAATGTGAATTGCGTCACCAGATTAAATAGGTTATTCCGGTGAGCACCCCTGCCCACTATATATCTAAAATTTGTTGGGAATGAGAAAAGGAAATAAACCAAATATGAAGGTGGAATATCCAATTGGTGTGTTAGTGGCTGCACAAATGAAAAGCACAATAAAACAAAATGCTTAAAAAGATTCAGACACACCCTCTACAAAGTAGACCTAAGTGCTTAACACACTTTAATTGGAGTATTGACCTCGGACCAAACCTTTTACCAAATTACTATAATATAGAAAGCAAAACATCGACATAATATTGGAAAAGTTGATAATACGActcttttctttaataaaagAAGGAAATATTTCGagaaatataaatttcaatgCTGACTCAAAGATTAGTTCCATATCCGACTCAATGACCTTAAATGTGTGGATTAGCTTGTGTCATCTACAAGGGTCAAATACCCTAAAGCAAAACTAACAATAGgggatatgattttttttttttttttgataagcaaaataGTATTATAAGGAAGTATAAGGGGTACTCAATCTCTTACAATGCAAATCAAATTATAGTATGCTTTGAAAACAACCATAAGGATCAAAGCACCACTCAGAAAAAGACAACAAAGAATAGCGTCCGGATCGACCACTAAACCAAATCCAAGATATAGCTTTAATATCGTCCAATAAAGAGACGCCATTAGGCAAAGTCCCATTGAAAATCACATTATTCCTAAGCTTCCATATGCACCAAGTGGTAGCTAACCAAATCAAGTGTCTAATATGAGaacattttttagatttaatcgTATTTCCGAAGTGCATAAAGTGATTCCATCCTTCCAAATCTGGTGTCAAACTACATTTTACCCATCTAAAAATCTCATTCCGCACATCTTTGATAAAAGAACAACGAAAGAAAAAGATGGGAACAATCTTCAATGTCCATAAAACACAAAATACATGGGAGATCATGCACAAAATATAAAAGGGGATATGATTATTATGCTTGTATTAATCATCTTTCATATGTCACCCTCGATTATTGACTCATTAGATTGAATTCAATAATGCACCTAAATAATTCACAACCCTTTTTATCTACATGTatctttttcaaattttcattatctACCCCCGTAgaaattaattacaaaaaaatacaaCTGACATTTCTTGAAATACACAAATGAATCAAATAGATATCTACAACTCTAATTAATATGGAAATTTTACTCTAGTTGCTAACTCAATCATGGATTTGGAATTCATACTTCAAAAAGAAACTAGCACTTCatttaaaatcatattattGGAGCATTactttttctcattcttgataaGAAAGTATATACAACTTTTGCTTAGAAAATCTTCACAATTCACATAGAGTATATGCAAAACTTGTaggaaaataattaatgatatttaaaaacaagtgaacaaaataataaaagctACTCCATGATGATGAGTAGCATTCAACTAAGCAAAAGATAGTAATAATTGAAAGTGTGACAatgacattttaatttttttgaggaCGGTATCAATTGATTTATGTGACACCCCACTTGGTTACGTGAAGTAGCAAAGCTagctactatatatatatacatatggtataattcattttttctaagcattaacataatatataaacaCAAGCTTTCATTGTGCTATATCTCATTCTTGTGGCACAAGAAAGAGTTTAAGTAATTTTTTGAGCTGAAAAACAAGATGGgattttgtaaccaaaaaaggTATGAAATTTGGAAACCATTCATAGCTGTTGTGTTCTTGCAATTTGGATATGCTGGTATGGATGTTCTATCCAAAGTTGCACTTAACAATGGAATGAGCAATTATGTACTGGTCGTTTATCGTCACGCCGTTGCCTTCATTGTGATTGTTCCTTTTGCGGTCATCTTAGAAAAGTATGTTGAATATCTATCCTTTTGTAATTAACATGAACTTGAATTGAAGCTAGTAATTGAtgctacatttttttttacaggaaaGTGAGGCCAAAAATGACATTATCAATCTTTATGAAGCTAGTGATTCTCAGTGTGCTAGAGTAATTTTCTGCATGGCAAATtttttccttgatttttttagagcaaattttacatttattttatgatatataataattattacaCTTTCTTATGGCAGGCCAgttattgatcaaaatttatattttttgggaATGAAGTATACAACAGCTACTTTTGCGGTTGCTATGTTCAATGTTCTTCCAGCCATTACCTTTGTGGTGGCTTGGATTCTCAAGTAATATTTTAACTTCTCTTAATAAAGATTacttttataagcaaatattagTTGTTCGTATGTTGCGTTAGTAATCAGGATTTGAATTCTGAATCTCCTTTATTGTTTGTATATTATGAATCATGAATCTTCTTCTAAAATTCTTTCTGAGATCCCATCTCAACCACTTGAGCTACACCCGTGACAATATAACATTCTATGCTGTCTAAAAACGACtatgaaaataagttaaattaccaacaaaaaatataaattaaattaaattaaaattaatctaTAATTTTAACATCTCTATCCCTTTACGCTAAAAGTAGAGacgaatataattttttttcatctttatttttagtagtgagaaatatttactattttttagtaTATGTAGTTatttaactaatatatataacTTATTGTGATCAGACTTGAGAAGATAAAAATGAAGAGTATTCATAGTCAAGCAAAGATTGTTGGGACAGTAGCCACTGTTGCAGGTGCTATGCTTATGACATTGTTAAAAGGTCCAATACTTAATATTTTTGGAATACATGGAAGCAATGCCCAAATTCAACATAATAATGGTGCAAATCTTCAACATGCAATAAAGGGATCAATTATGATCACAATTGGTTGTTTTAGTTGTGCTTGTTTTATGATTCTCCAAGTGagtttttatctaaaaaaattctaatgatattttttttttttaaatttcaattttgtatGATACATATTTTCTAATATTGTGTAGGCTATAACACTTGAAACCTATCCTGCTGAGTTATCTCTTACAGCATGGATATGTCTATTGGGAACAATTGAAGGTGGAATAGTAGCTTTGATTATGGAAAGGGGTGAACCTTCGGTTTGGTCTTTGAATTGGGATACAAAACTCTTGGCTGCAGTTTATAGTGTaagtttttaatgtttattaGTTAGCACTGAGCACAATCACCATCTTTTGatcaatcattaaaaaaaaaacaaatgtatCTACCAttataataaagtttaacaTTTAACAAGAGTATTTAAAAAGTCATTAAAAGTTAAATCCTACACTAACATCCAAAAGCTAGTGTAAAGCAAATTTTAAAGGCTACATAGGTAATAAAAACATACACATTCACCTGGCAGTGGCACTAATGGAAACTGACAAACCTCcatgtttaattttataaataaaaaaaatatataagacaCCCACATCAcataattatgtttttttgtgTGTTGTGTTAgaggaaaatttctcatcccactacccactttctcacccaccccctgaaaattccatttttgcccttggtcaaaaaattcggaacgcgttttccgaatttttttagttcaaatttggaaaaaattcggaaaacacattccgaagttgtttttgaaggcaaaaaaattcggaaaacgcgttccaaattttttgaccaagggcaaaaatggaatttccaggggtgtggtgagaaagtgggtaggtgagatgagaaattttcgTCTTAGAGGTGTCAATTTTGGGTCCAGAACAATAATGGGTTGGCCCAATTTAGGTTTGACTCTTTAATTATAGATAGTTGCTCTTGCCCTTCTTAATTTGATTAGAATCCTTCCATGTCTCTGATCTACCGAGAGATATTTCCTgatagtgtaaattttattgGGAGATATCTCTCGACAGTGTAAATCTTACCGGAAGATATATTCCGATGATATGTTTTCTAGTGTGAGCAATTCAGGGTGCGAAGAGCAACTAGTATGTTTGAAAATAACTTGATCATTTTGGGCCTTTTCTAATGaagttttgtataaaaaatcaaacagtttactaattaaaaataaagtttcaAGATTATAATAGAATAAAGATTAATTGCTTGATCAACATAAGGAGAttcaaaatattcatttacaatGTTGCAGGGTATAGTTTGTTCAGGAATGGCCTATTACATCCAAGGAGCAGTGATGAGATATAGAGGTCCAGTCTTTGTAACAACTTTCAATCCCCTTTGCATGGTCATTGTAGCTATCATGGGCTCTTTCTTTTTGGCCGAGAAAATTTACCTCGGAAGGTAATTACGATTAATTGACAGCATAaaaattttacacaaaaatTAAACTCGTAAACTAATTAGAAATATTATGACTAATTTTTCAGGGTGATTGGTGCCGTTGTGATTATTTTTGGATTGTATTTAGTGGTATGGGGTAAAAGTAAAGACTATGACACACCAACTCCAAATATTATTGAAGATGAAAATTTAGCAGCTAAGCAAATTACAGAGATTAATGACAAAGAGGAGCATCCTAATCATGAGGTCATGATCACTAGCAAAACCTTTGGTGAAGGAAATAACATAGCAAGAGATGAACAAGTGTGAGGAAATTAAAATTTCTCACTTTAATTCAATTAGGTGTCAAAATGGCTatttaacaacaattatatATAGGTTTTTGGTTGTTTGATCTTTTgattatgaaaatgaaattgtATGTATGATTTGTCAATTAGACAACAAAAATGCCATAAAAAATGTGGCAACTTTGATATAAggtattcattttaaaatactaATGATTCCAAAGGTTTGAGATATATTCCAACCAACTctcatattatttatttacaaatgACACCATCAAATTCACAAGTGGATCAAATTTACAAAATCTAGTTTTCCATATTCTACCTAACAAAAATAGTTAATGGCCTCAATAAGCTTGCATACTACTAGGAAACAAGTTTGTATTTGAATTTCCTACATAATAGGGGACATAATTTAAGTACCTATCATTGATTTACTTAAATAAAATAGACTTTGATTTGGTGCAGGTGTATGTTTAACAGAAAAGAGAGCAACAATCaacaattaaaaatgaaataaaaaactcTCTTCTCTTGAATAATCTTTTTGCCTCCTCattctaaaacaaaatataacaatgaAACTGATTAGTGACTCATAAGGgcacaactataaaaaattgtGTACTGATTTACAAATCGACAATTGTTTGTGACGTTGGCATTTCGTCTCACCTCTGCCACCATTGTTTTCAAGATGGTGGCAGAAATGATGATTTAGATATTCAAAGTCTTAAGATTTTTGGTGCAGATGTGAGATtcttcactacaagaaaatattcTGAGGAAAACAGGTTCCTTGCAAACGTCCAATGTTACTAAGGAAATATTCTTAGGAAACGCTCCTGTCAATGGGCCTAAGCGTTACCGCACATTTTTCTATGGTGGTTATTGAGGAAAAATTTGTCTGAAACATTATGGCACATGACTGTCCAGAAAATTCGTCTCTCACGGGTCCATCAACTCATTGTTGTGCCATGTTTTGGATAATTTATCGCTTCTTTTTTGTATAAGCCAACCTAATCACCATCATCCGATTGACCAACACCATTTCGATTTATCTCACTACAATTTGGTGCTCTACCTCGAGACCAATCCATCAGAGTGCTTTGTCGCCCCATTGTAGATTCGACTTTACCCATTTTAATGTATTGATACACAAATATCTTAGATGTGCAACATAAACTCCGCCTTCATTCAACTTTGTTTTTCGATGAAACGATTAACGGTAAGTTGAATAAGTAGAATTTTGACACTTTACTCAACACataattctttttttacaaacattTTCTCAAcacaataatattaatattattacaatACAATCTCTCCATACATTACTAATACAAGTTGGATTATAGTAGTAATAAACATATATCTATACAAGTTGATACCAATACAAATTGGATATAAGAAATAAACATCTATTATAGtacaataatttataaaaattcttgcagttactactattttttttttttttttacaaacattaaaaatCAGCATAGTACTATTTGTAAACCTCAAAACCTGTTGTGAAGTGTGGCATGCTTTTTGACAGCTCAAAAATTGCCAGAACTGTAGCATTATGTTCCCACATTGATCAACATCAACATCTCTTgataaaaataatcaattatgcCCAAAAAAGCTGCATAAAAAATCACTACtatattttctttattcatatatattcttCTATAAACCCTGTCTCCAATGTTGTAACTTGTAACCATCCAATCACACTTGAAAACTGCACTACTACAAGAATCTTGAAACAGAATCTATGCAACTTTGTGTCCTTGTTGCAAGTAACATGAGTTGTTCTTCTGCTTGTACTTTTGCTGCAGCACAACATGTAGATGACAATGAAGAAGAATTTGTGAATGGTTTTAAGGGACATGGTGATCTTGAGACATTGGTAGTAGAAACAGAACGTGTTAGATTCTTGTTTGTCATTTCAACCTGTGCTGTGAATAGTGAATACACTGGTCTATGGTCAGAGAATTTTGATTCTCCTCTAACATACATTTTCTGATTTAATCCTTCTCCTTTCCATAGAATTCTATCACACCTGTTTCAAATTTCGAACAAATTTCTTATCAGATATTCGTCTgtaacaaaatataagcaaGAGAGTATCTGATATAATAGATATTCGTCCataacaaaatataagcaaaagagTATCTGATATAAAATTGTTGAGAAAAATGCATCTGATCTAAAATTTAGACTTGAACTATGTACTAAACGATGACTATTTGACGAAATATTACCAAGCAGGGGTGCGTCGTTTTTCCTTGGATTTACAGGTTTGTGCAACATATTGATCTGAATTGGTCAAATATTTGTAAGTAGGTGCAAAGCATATGCTTCCTTCATTCCAACCATCAAATATTCTTCCAGCTTTCTGTTCCATCCTTAGTTGATCCTTCTCGAGTAACGCCTTTAAATTATTCTCTTTTAGTAGCTCGTGTATGTCGTCGTAACCAGCCGCAAGTCGATAATTTAAATCGCCCAACCAAATAATGTTACTACACATGCCAAATCGAAAGAACAAATTAATATcattgaattgaattataatattaaagAGAGTGTGAATAATTTGAATCATTCGTTGCGCGAATGAGTTATAGGACTTACTCGTGTTCTAGTATGCTTTCGGGAGGAACTGAATGACCAATTGATTTATACGAGTGACAAAATTTAGTTCTCTTCAAGATTTCAGAGATGTCCAAATTTCTTCGCAATTCGTCACCACATTTCTCTCCAGAAGCCAAGTGAGTGCAAACGAAGCAAAACGTGGTTTGAAATAATCGCATGCTAATCGATATTGAACCCTGTTAGCatacaacaaaaattgaaaaaaatgtaaGCAATGTATCATAGTCATACCACTGTAGCCAATGCATAGTCCTACTTCTCCTTCAAATGTCACATTTCCATAGCAAAATCTGAAGCAACAACTAATTAATTAGAACCATTTTAAAACTCCccttataaatattttgaattgaatgtaaattttttagACCATTAATTAATCATACCATCaagttattaaaaatattataaaatgcaacgatttttttttttaaacttcaaTCATAACTACTTATAAAGTCACATGAATAACAGACTAACTGACTAACTGTAGTGTGTCAATAAATCGAACCTTATTTCCGAGATAGCCCATGATGCCGGTGCCAACGCGCGACACTTTTAGTTGACTAACATGGTTGCGAAAATCGGCACGTACCCACACACACAAGAAAATACCAACCATTTGCTTGCTTGCTACTAAGCTAAAGCGTTGGTTTTGATTTGGGCTTTCATTGTTGGTAGTGTTTAGGGCTTGATGAATAAAGGCCAGCCACTTTGTTGCTGGGCCACTGTTTTCTGACCCAAGCACGTTCCCAGCATTTAGTGGTACAATTTCTTGGAACCTAACAAAAGGACAAGTCAATAAAACATGAATTAGAtttgtcatgttttttttaatctccAAAGTAAAAAAGTACTCTCAAATCTGAATTGGATAAgttgaattatatatattttattttatataatataaaagtaaGTGGTTGGTAATATAGTATAATTTTAGTATGAGtaaattttacataaaacaCCAAATcatgttattttatattattcttaTCACATAATAATATTACTAATTAAAACATGTTTATGTGATGGGTAGTTTATATCATCATATGCAAAGCTGCTTTGCTTTTATCAATGTATAACCATTAAccactaaaaattaaattaagacaCTTTTCCCCATCACACTAGTTAACAAGACACAATTCattatatttttgattttttttaatattttagttatttgtccaatttattatatttttttatattatcaatGCATATACATGCAGACTTTTGCTCAAACTTAAATTTAAACATGTTAATCGACGGTAAGATTGATCCTCAAAATTAGTTAATCCTAAATCGGATACTGAGTTTTAAAAAAGAGTATCATCATCTactcatttaataatttttttcataatatagcttaaaatatttaaatgaaatattgTGCAAATCTAACTAAACCTATTTTATATTCAATTCTAAAGACTCTACCATGGTTGTAATAGTACGGCCGCCGTAGATGATCCATAAGACACATGTTGAGTAAAGCTATACTCCTAGCCCTAGGTTATTatttaaagtaatttttttttggtacatttatttaaagtaatttAATTGATGTAAAAAAGGAAACAGGTGGACTTAGaggagaaaaaaatgaaaataaaataaaaatcctatAAATACAAAGTGGTAGATAGCCAAATAGGGAACATAGATGATAAGATTaagtaaaaagaaattaataaaataaaaaatacccaATAACATATATGTCAGCTGGCGAAGTAGACGTAAGCCAATTCCTTAAGTCCAATCCTTTGTTTGGTGACTTTCCCCCAACATTCCACGTCCCCACAAACATCCTACGTACACAAgaattaattcaatttttcataaagtcaataataatattaatacctCAGATATAATATACAGTAATGTTTTGCTATAATAAGCTAAGCACATatattaaacttgaaatttTAGTATAGCCACATGTTACTTGAAGAAAATAGGTATGATGGTAGCATTTACCTAAGGTTGAGAGTATTTGTGATGATGGATGGAGGTTTTTTCTCCCCAAGCACCGAACGTTTCATGCCATTTGTAGAATGCTTCAACCACCCTTCTTTGAAAATAAGGTCCAAATATTAATTACTCAGCAACCcaaaaggaaaaagaatatagtaatttaaaaaataaataaaaatttctatCATGTTttagaaagatttttttttttttactataaaagaTAGAATCTATTAAACACAAGGATTTGGATTTAGGTGTAGTTGAAAATTTGTGGCCCAAATTTATGATTCATGGAAAATCAAATATCCACGTGGCATATCCATTAAAAATAAACCTCAAGGCAATTTCTCATTTGATATAATCATATATAGCCGCCAAAAATGTAAAACAgaccatgcataaacttgttTTTATCATCGGATTAATAATTTTGATCAATATATCAaatcacattttattttattcaat
This genomic interval from Trifolium pratense cultivar HEN17-A07 linkage group LG6, ARS_RC_1.1, whole genome shotgun sequence contains the following:
- the LOC123892203 gene encoding type I inositol polyphosphate 5-phosphatase 8, which codes for MIFQFLLHIFGSVLSDLQGGVTMKIESKKSKSWPKLAVKNWLSTKNSSEKFNSEYSVKGTSTETRKSCSDQDSYILVPDNFSEGWLKHSTNGMKRSVLGEKKPPSIITNTLNLRMFVGTWNVGGKSPNKGLDLRNWLTSTSPADIYVIGFQEIVPLNAGNVLGSENSGPATKWLAFIHQALNTTNNESPNQNQRFSLVASKQMVGIFLCVWVRADFRNHVSQLKVSRVGTGIMGYLGNKGSISISMRLFQTTFCFVCTHLASGEKCGDELRRNLDISEILKRTKFCHSYKSIGHSVPPESILEHDNIIWLGDLNYRLAAGYDDIHELLKENNLKALLEKDQLRMEQKAGRIFDGWNEGSICFAPTYKYLTNSDQYVAQTCKSKEKRRTPAWCDRILWKGEGLNQKMYVRGESKFSDHRPVYSLFTAQVEMTNKNLTRSVSTTNVSRSPCPLKPFTNSSSLSSTCCAAAKVQAEEQLMLLATRTQSCIDSVSRFL
- the LOC123888776 gene encoding WAT1-related protein At2g37460-like; the protein is MGFCNQKRYEIWKPFIAVVFLQFGYAGMDVLSKVALNNGMSNYVLVVYRHAVAFIVIVPFAVILEKKVRPKMTLSIFMKLVILSVLEPVIDQNLYFLGMKYTTATFAVAMFNVLPAITFVVAWILKLEKIKMKSIHSQAKIVGTVATVAGAMLMTLLKGPILNIFGIHGSNAQIQHNNGANLQHAIKGSIMITIGCFSCACFMILQAITLETYPAELSLTAWICLLGTIEGGIVALIMERGEPSVWSLNWDTKLLAAVYSGIVCSGMAYYIQGAVMRYRGPVFVTTFNPLCMVIVAIMGSFFLAEKIYLGRVIGAVVIIFGLYLVVWGKSKDYDTPTPNIIEDENLAAKQITEINDKEEHPNHEVMITSKTFGEGNNIARDEQV